From Salminus brasiliensis chromosome 21, fSalBra1.hap2, whole genome shotgun sequence, a single genomic window includes:
- the fam217bb gene encoding uncharacterized protein fam217bb isoform X2, with translation MGTVLQERPMQNGHNQLTAQKRAKAKAPGPAVRRSTSSAGHSSRAEREDHMAIENGLQIRGRRTRCDRASIMVTATALNPREIIAKPKSHVSSTNGPRERHHRRNTRRSGEKDSGKLPTFLPLSLTSGPAPRQESAKQEIQSETAARLHEPRVEDTDSGSDLSDTERLSGPPSITAPPELHLRAEVINSCDIRPSRPVRRSRSSDGYPDFLPPPFNSWSLQQLAVYLNTDGRGVSRPRPVGQLEKYLERLLQLEWRQIQTVYEESNKAAPSSWGSCHRPHTSPHSNLSAPKSILQCQRAFPLALLSSLANAPPLQPPTCTCSSCRKSYPICNGACRLYTHPHHSHLSPLPEKRGKAPGLPRRSSSESRAQQFQRRPGPRNHRLSDPLDSTSHLKRMQAIGNIRNPAGCPCSPQDSSSSIGVEPCTEVRTLKNKGTGERSRSCGDVREDSYRRARVERKTTTLDIRQDSKSSGATSSDDLHTSKDSVTGRTAGKQKRVEFITQCEHFRTCHE, from the exons ATGGGGACGGTGCTGCAGGAAAGGCCCATGCAGAATGGCCACAATCAGCTCACAGCCCAAAAGAGAGCCAAGGCAAAAGCTCCTGGACCAGCAGTGAG GAGAAGCACCAGTTCAGCAGGACATTCTTCACGTGCAGAAAGGGAAGACCATATGGCAATCGAGAAC GGATTACAGATACGAGGAAGGAGGACACGATGTGATAGGGCCTCAATCATGGTCACTGCTACAGCTCT GAACCCAAGAGAAATCATCGCCAAGCCAAAGTCCCATGTGTCCTCCACAAATGGACCAAGGGAAAGGCACCACAGGCGGAATACACGACGCAGCGGTGAAAAAGACTCAGGAAAGCTCCCCACCTTTCTGCCACTTTCCTTGACTTCAGGTCCAGCACCACGGCAGGAATCAGCAAAGCAAGAAATCCAAAGTGAAACTGCTGCCCGTCTACATGAACCCAGAGTTGAGGACACGGACAGTGGTAGTGACCTTTCTGACACTGAGAGGCTCTCGGGACCTCCCTCTATCACTGCCCCACCAGAGCTCCATCTGCGTGCAGAAGTAATCAATTCATGTGACATCCGACCTTCACGGCCTGTGCGTCGGTCCCGATCTAGCGACGGCTACCCAGACTTTCTTCCCCCGCCCTTCAACTCCTGGAGCCTCCAGCAGCTGGCCGTGTACTTGAACACGGACGGCAGGGGTGTATCCCGCCCAAGGCCTGTTGGACAGCTGGAGAAGTACTTGGAACGACTGCTGCAGTTGGAATGGCGACAGATCCAGACAGTCTATGAGGAGAGCAACAAGGCCGCCCCGTCTTCATGGGGCAGCTGCCACAGACCCCATACCAGCCCTCATTCCAACCTGAGTGCCCCCAAAAGCATCCTTCAGTGCCAGAGGGCCTTCCCACTGGCCCTACTGTCTTCCCTGGCCAATGCACCCCCCCTTCAGCCTCCCACATGTACTTGCTCCAGCTGCCGCAAAAGTTACCCCATTTGCAATGGAGCATGCCGCTTATACACTCACCCTCACCACTCCCATTTGAGTCCACTTCCAGAAAAGAGGGGCAAGGCCCCAGGGTTGCCCCGGAGGAGCAGCAGCGAGAGTCGAGCTCAGCAGTTCCAGCGCAGGCCTGGACCTCGCAACCATAGACTTAGTGACCCACTAGACAGCACTAGTCACTTAAAGCGCATGCAGGCCATTGGCAACATTCGGAATCCAGCAGGGTGTCCATGCAGCCCTCAGGACAGCTCCAGCAGCATCGGTGTGGAG ccctgcaCGGAAGTCAGAACATTAAAGAACAAAGGCACAGGGGAAAGGAGTCGGTCCTGTGGAGATGTAAGAGAGGACAGCTACAGGAGAGCCAGGGTCGAGCGAAAGACTACAACACTGGATATACGACAAGACTCAAAGTCATCAGGTGCTACCAGCTCAGATGACTTGCACACTTCTAAAGACTCGGTCACTGGAAGGACTGCTGGGAAACAGAAGCGTGTTGAGTTTATCACACAATGCGAACATTTTCGTACATGCCATGAGTAA
- the fam217bb gene encoding uncharacterized protein fam217bb isoform X1 — MGTVLQERPMQNGHNQLTAQKRAKAKAPGPAVSRRSTSSAGHSSRAEREDHMAIENGLQIRGRRTRCDRASIMVTATALNPREIIAKPKSHVSSTNGPRERHHRRNTRRSGEKDSGKLPTFLPLSLTSGPAPRQESAKQEIQSETAARLHEPRVEDTDSGSDLSDTERLSGPPSITAPPELHLRAEVINSCDIRPSRPVRRSRSSDGYPDFLPPPFNSWSLQQLAVYLNTDGRGVSRPRPVGQLEKYLERLLQLEWRQIQTVYEESNKAAPSSWGSCHRPHTSPHSNLSAPKSILQCQRAFPLALLSSLANAPPLQPPTCTCSSCRKSYPICNGACRLYTHPHHSHLSPLPEKRGKAPGLPRRSSSESRAQQFQRRPGPRNHRLSDPLDSTSHLKRMQAIGNIRNPAGCPCSPQDSSSSIGVEPCTEVRTLKNKGTGERSRSCGDVREDSYRRARVERKTTTLDIRQDSKSSGATSSDDLHTSKDSVTGRTAGKQKRVEFITQCEHFRTCHE, encoded by the exons ATGGGGACGGTGCTGCAGGAAAGGCCCATGCAGAATGGCCACAATCAGCTCACAGCCCAAAAGAGAGCCAAGGCAAAAGCTCCTGGACCAGCAGTGAG CAGGAGAAGCACCAGTTCAGCAGGACATTCTTCACGTGCAGAAAGGGAAGACCATATGGCAATCGAGAAC GGATTACAGATACGAGGAAGGAGGACACGATGTGATAGGGCCTCAATCATGGTCACTGCTACAGCTCT GAACCCAAGAGAAATCATCGCCAAGCCAAAGTCCCATGTGTCCTCCACAAATGGACCAAGGGAAAGGCACCACAGGCGGAATACACGACGCAGCGGTGAAAAAGACTCAGGAAAGCTCCCCACCTTTCTGCCACTTTCCTTGACTTCAGGTCCAGCACCACGGCAGGAATCAGCAAAGCAAGAAATCCAAAGTGAAACTGCTGCCCGTCTACATGAACCCAGAGTTGAGGACACGGACAGTGGTAGTGACCTTTCTGACACTGAGAGGCTCTCGGGACCTCCCTCTATCACTGCCCCACCAGAGCTCCATCTGCGTGCAGAAGTAATCAATTCATGTGACATCCGACCTTCACGGCCTGTGCGTCGGTCCCGATCTAGCGACGGCTACCCAGACTTTCTTCCCCCGCCCTTCAACTCCTGGAGCCTCCAGCAGCTGGCCGTGTACTTGAACACGGACGGCAGGGGTGTATCCCGCCCAAGGCCTGTTGGACAGCTGGAGAAGTACTTGGAACGACTGCTGCAGTTGGAATGGCGACAGATCCAGACAGTCTATGAGGAGAGCAACAAGGCCGCCCCGTCTTCATGGGGCAGCTGCCACAGACCCCATACCAGCCCTCATTCCAACCTGAGTGCCCCCAAAAGCATCCTTCAGTGCCAGAGGGCCTTCCCACTGGCCCTACTGTCTTCCCTGGCCAATGCACCCCCCCTTCAGCCTCCCACATGTACTTGCTCCAGCTGCCGCAAAAGTTACCCCATTTGCAATGGAGCATGCCGCTTATACACTCACCCTCACCACTCCCATTTGAGTCCACTTCCAGAAAAGAGGGGCAAGGCCCCAGGGTTGCCCCGGAGGAGCAGCAGCGAGAGTCGAGCTCAGCAGTTCCAGCGCAGGCCTGGACCTCGCAACCATAGACTTAGTGACCCACTAGACAGCACTAGTCACTTAAAGCGCATGCAGGCCATTGGCAACATTCGGAATCCAGCAGGGTGTCCATGCAGCCCTCAGGACAGCTCCAGCAGCATCGGTGTGGAG ccctgcaCGGAAGTCAGAACATTAAAGAACAAAGGCACAGGGGAAAGGAGTCGGTCCTGTGGAGATGTAAGAGAGGACAGCTACAGGAGAGCCAGGGTCGAGCGAAAGACTACAACACTGGATATACGACAAGACTCAAAGTCATCAGGTGCTACCAGCTCAGATGACTTGCACACTTCTAAAGACTCGGTCACTGGAAGGACTGCTGGGAAACAGAAGCGTGTTGAGTTTATCACACAATGCGAACATTTTCGTACATGCCATGAGTAA